In Salvia miltiorrhiza cultivar Shanhuang (shh) chromosome 4, IMPLAD_Smil_shh, whole genome shotgun sequence, the DNA window GATCTTTGACTAAATGAATGACCAAGATTAATTTTCACATTTAATAGTACATTTCATAGATTACGATAATGTATcaatttatgataattatatattgCACAAAGAGTACATGTTGAGATTAGTTCTTCGTTCCAATTTTGattaaatcatatatataaCAATTCGTCGACTGTAGATCGACATCGAGTTGTTTAATTTGTCTTACTTTGTTTTTTTCCCCCCCTTTTGTTTAGAGTTTGGCAGGGGCaagttttaaatttttgtatgCCTTATATCGGTAATTCGGTATATTTGTGCATGCATAGATTCATTAATTTCATGAGTTTGTTGTTATGTCCAATGTCTTGATCACTCTTGAATAATATATATCATGTCTTTCTAATCAAATAATTGGTGGGTAATAGCTACGTACTTACACACAAATCATGTTGTAAAAGGCAaatctttttactttttcatcaaaatttggTTATCATTTATATCCATGAGATAAATAAGTCAATCGAAATAGCTTAGGCCATAGTGGTTAGACATACATgtcaatctcaataaaaattgaCTCCTAAACTAACTTGCGATCGAGATCAACATGCACACTCATCTTTCACCCTATAAAAGTGCAGCAATTTATTCACTATCCATTCACACAAACACCCACAGAATACTTGGACATTACTTTTTCCAAAGAAAAAAAAGCACTTGTTTTAAGCGCTCTTTCATATATTGTTGAGAGTGATGGAACCATCAAAATATATTGTAATTGTATTCTTGGCAATAACATGTTTTAGTGCAGTGTCATGGGCAAGAAATGTGGATTATGAAGAGGCAGTGAGGGGTGAATGTTCTTACACAAGATATCCAACATTGTGTGGCGAAACTTTGACACAATTAGGGTCACATGATCGAAATATTGACTTTTTGTCTATCCTTGTTAACGACACCATTTCACAGACCAAGATGCCCGATACCAATTCCTACGCCTcctctaattccatctcgcccAATTCTCAACTCATCCAAACTGCCACAGGTAAACCAAATGGGATACTCTTTCAAATAATTTAGTGTGACTTATTATGtgccactcttaatttattagaATTTCATCCGTACGTAAGCCcttcatttctatttttctattttatttatatcgTTTCATCTTAGGAAGTAGGTACGTACATCGCACATGTAACTTCTTTTAACATGATAAATTAAtggaatatattataattatctttaaatttcaaaaagaaaataagaggGCCCGATACACTATTATCCttacattaattatatattaatagaaGTATAATGTATATCTgtgtttttttatttcattgttTCATTTTCTTCACAAGATATCATCACTTTGTTAAATAAATTCATATgctaaaattcgaattttataaatggtgaaaatttaattttttgaacttATTATTTTCTATAGTACTACATTCATAGGGTTTGAATTTTATGCAGACTACTGCGACGAACTGATGGAGATGTCGGTGAAACGATTGAAGCAAGCGATGGAGCTAGTCCAAAAATCACCGAAGAAGCACAAAGCCGACATCCAAACATGGCTTAGCGCGGCTCTAACGTTCCAAGAAGCGTGCAGAGACACGATCGAAGAGCACGTGGCGGCGGACGCGCACGCGGCCGAGATTTACAAGAGAATCGATCATCTTTCGAAACTGGGCAGCAACTCCCTGGCCCTAGCTAACCGGATCAGCGGAGGGCCGGCGGGGCGGAGGCTTCTTGAAGGGGGAGACTTTCCGGCGTGGGTGACGGGCAGCGAGAGAAGGTTGCTCCAGAGTGCGGCGGTGACGGCGAATGCAGTGGTTGCCAAGGACGGGAGTGGGGATTTCAAGAGTGTGGGAGAGGCGATAAACGCGGCGGCGGGAGGTCGTTATGTGATATATGTGAAGGCTGGGACTTATAACGAGAAAATCAGTACTAATAAAGATGGGATTACGTTGATTGGTGATGGCAAATACGCTACCGTCATCACTGCTGGAAGTAGCGTCGGCGAGGGCGCTTCTCTCAAGGGCTCTGCTACTTTTAgtgagctctctctctctctctctctctctctctctctctctctctctctctctctctctctctctctctctctccttttgtGAAAATGAAAACTACAATACGAATGAAAGGTTATTTTCTGAAAAAGAGAGCATGGTTAAATGTCTAAACAAATGAACACGAATTTCGGGTCGTTTTTGGCGTTGaaaatgaatttcaaatttaaactCGTCCCATCATATATTTGAGTATTACTCATTTTTAGTTTGCACTTCAACTTTAAATTTCTATCAAAACGTGTACAAGAACTTACCAGTTTTGGAGTTTCTCACAACTTCAAATATAGACGACAATCTTGATTTTTCCACGTGTTGCCCCTGTCTGTTTTGATTTGCAATTTGTTAAAAGTTTATTAAAAAAGAGCAAAGTTTGTGTGTTTTGGAGCAAGTGTAAGaaatgagttaatatataaaaatatttattttgttataataataaaaaaaataaacaataaaaaatagtcatttttta includes these proteins:
- the LOC131021420 gene encoding pectinesterase-like — translated: MEPSKYIVIVFLAITCFSAVSWARNVDYEEAVRGECSYTRYPTLCGETLTQLGSHDRNIDFLSILVNDTISQTKMPDTNSYASSNSISPNSQLIQTATDYCDELMEMSVKRLKQAMELVQKSPKKHKADIQTWLSAALTFQEACRDTIEEHVAADAHAAEIYKRIDHLSKLGSNSLALANRISGGPAGRRLLEGGDFPAWVTGSERRLLQSAAVTANAVVAKDGSGDFKSVGEAINAAAGGRYVIYVKAGTYNEKISTNKDGITLIGDGKYATVITAGSSVGEGASLKGSATFTVRGDGFIARDIGFANTAGAEGHQAIALAIASDRSVLYRCSIAGYQDTLYALSLRQFYRECDIHGTIDFIFGNAAAVLQSCNLIYRRPRSGASFNAILANGRSDPGQNTGFSVQNCRISVGSDFSAAKKSFALYLGRPWKAYSRAVVMQSNIAGQVSPRGWVEWEGSSGSTYKTLYFAEYGNMGPGAATSGRVSWPGFHVMGTPEATKFTVANFIGGTSWLPSTGVAFDAGL